From Candidatus Doudnabacteria bacterium, a single genomic window includes:
- a CDS encoding aspartate/glutamate racemase family protein — translation MFFLGDTKNLPYGEKSQKQIYALTAKAVQFLFDQDCGLVIIACNTSSAQALRKIQQEYLPKYYKDRKVLGVIRPTVELIRTGKVCVLATTGTVRALAYTRELKKLNPGLKVVEVAAPELVPLLESNQLAKLNKAVAKYSQIVADHKVKNLILGCTHYAVIKDKFSKKLGRGIKLISQDEIMPAKLANYLDRHPEVEKRLYKKRERKFYVTKLNKDFLDAAKKWFGEKINLNLARY, via the coding sequence ATGTTTTTTTTAGGCGATACAAAGAACCTTCCTTACGGCGAGAAAAGCCAAAAACAAATTTACGCACTGACTGCCAAGGCGGTTCAGTTCTTATTTGACCAGGACTGCGGTTTGGTCATAATCGCCTGCAATACTTCTTCTGCCCAGGCCCTGCGGAAGATCCAGCAGGAATACTTGCCAAAATATTATAAGGACAGAAAAGTTCTGGGCGTGATCCGACCGACTGTCGAGCTGATCAGAACGGGAAAGGTTTGCGTTTTGGCAACCACCGGCACGGTCAGGGCGCTTGCCTACACCAGGGAGCTTAAAAAGCTAAATCCCGGCCTGAAAGTTGTTGAAGTAGCCGCTCCGGAACTGGTGCCTTTGCTTGAATCAAACCAATTAGCTAAACTTAATAAAGCAGTGGCTAAGTACTCGCAAATAGTCGCAGATCATAAAGTTAAAAATTTGATCCTTGGCTGCACGCACTACGCCGTAATTAAGGATAAATTCAGCAAAAAGCTCGGCCGAGGCATTAAATTGATCAGCCAGGATGAGATCATGCCGGCAAAGCTGGCCAATTATCTGGACAGGCATCCGGAAGTAGAAAAACGGCTTTATAAAAAACGAGAAAGAAAGTTCTATGTGACGAAGCTTAATAAAGATTTTTTGGATGCTGCCAAAAAATGGTTTGGTGAAAAAATAAATTTAAATTTGGCGAGGTATTGA